A portion of the Armatimonadota bacterium genome contains these proteins:
- a CDS encoding ribose-phosphate pyrophosphokinase — protein sequence MDERLAGRLKLFCGTANPQLGEEIASYLGIPPGKRTITRFADGEIYVRYEENARGEDTFVIQPTCPPVNEHLMELLIMMDALRRASAGRITAVIPYYGYARKDKKDAPREPITGRLVADLLVTAGADRILTVDLHAGQIEGFFNVPVDHLRALPLFADYLREKGLSDGVVVAADDGAVRRSKQLADRLDLPLAIIFQRRVGKDIKEPVQVVGEVDGRVPIMIEDIISTAGTVSNAVDTLIRNGARPEVYVCATHPVMAGPAQERLARPEIREVIVTNTIPLPPERRLDKLTVLSAAPLLAEAIRRIHMNQSVSILFT from the coding sequence ATGGACGAACGCCTGGCGGGGCGCCTGAAGCTCTTCTGCGGGACGGCCAACCCACAGCTGGGTGAGGAGATCGCCTCCTACCTGGGCATTCCCCCGGGGAAGCGCACCATTACCCGGTTCGCCGACGGCGAGATCTACGTGCGCTACGAGGAGAACGCCCGCGGCGAGGACACCTTCGTCATTCAGCCCACCTGCCCGCCGGTCAACGAGCACCTGATGGAGCTGCTGATCATGATGGACGCCCTGCGGCGCGCCTCTGCCGGGCGGATCACCGCAGTCATCCCCTACTACGGCTACGCCCGCAAGGACAAGAAGGACGCGCCGCGCGAGCCCATCACCGGCCGCCTGGTGGCGGACCTGCTGGTTACCGCGGGGGCGGACCGCATCCTCACTGTGGACCTGCACGCGGGGCAGATCGAAGGGTTTTTCAACGTCCCCGTGGACCACCTGCGGGCGCTGCCGCTGTTCGCCGACTACCTGCGGGAAAAGGGGCTGAGCGACGGGGTGGTGGTGGCGGCGGACGACGGCGCCGTGCGGCGGAGCAAGCAGCTGGCGGACCGCCTGGACCTGCCGCTGGCCATCATCTTCCAGCGGAGGGTGGGGAAGGATATCAAGGAGCCCGTGCAGGTGGTGGGCGAGGTGGACGGACGGGTGCCCATCATGATCGAGGACATCATCAGCACCGCCGGCACGGTGAGCAACGCGGTGGACACGCTGATCCGCAACGGCGCACGGCCCGAGGTCTACGTCTGTGCCACCCACCCGGTGATGGCCGGGCCTGCGCAGGAGCGACTGGCCCGCCCCGAGATCCGCGAGGTCATCGTCACCAACACCATCCCCCTGCCCCCGGAGCGGCGGCTGGACAAGCTCACGGTGCTCTCCGCCGCTCCCCTGCTGGCCGAGGCCATCCGACGCATCCACATGAACCAGTCCGTGAGCATCCTCTTCACCTGA
- a CDS encoding stage V sporulation protein S, which translates to MPEVLKVSADSKPKAVAGALAAVLRERGSVEIQAVGAGAVNQAVKAIAITRGFVAPNGIDLVAIPAFTKVEIEGEERTAIKFLVEKR; encoded by the coding sequence ATGCCGGAGGTGCTCAAGGTGTCGGCGGATTCCAAGCCCAAAGCGGTCGCCGGTGCGCTGGCGGCTGTCCTGCGCGAGCGAGGCTCGGTGGAGATTCAGGCGGTGGGCGCCGGGGCGGTGAACCAGGCGGTGAAGGCCATCGCCATCACCCGCGGGTTCGTCGCCCCCAACGGCATCGACCTGGTGGCCATCCCGGCCTTCACCAAGGTCGAAATTGAGGGCGAAGAACGCACGGCCATCAAGTTTCTGGTAGAGAAGCGGTAG
- the hpt gene encoding hypoxanthine phosphoribosyltransferase, whose translation MASLPALRPDATLGEVLLTEEQIRARVAELADHISEDYAGKDLVLVTVLKGGVFFLADLSRALKIPAAIDFMAISSYTAESPSGVARLLKDLDEEITGRHVLLVEDIIDTGLTAAYLLRVLQTRNPASLAICTLLDKTARRIVPTLPIRYRGFEIPDVFVVGYGLDYRQRYRHLPYIAVLKDGPEASLPPLR comes from the coding sequence GTGGCCTCCCTGCCCGCCCTTCGACCGGACGCCACCCTGGGGGAGGTCCTGCTTACCGAGGAGCAGATCCGGGCGCGGGTGGCGGAGCTGGCAGATCACATCAGTGAGGACTATGCGGGCAAGGACCTGGTCCTGGTCACGGTGCTGAAAGGAGGCGTATTCTTCCTGGCCGACCTCAGCCGGGCCCTGAAAATTCCCGCGGCCATCGACTTCATGGCCATCAGCAGCTACACCGCGGAGAGCCCCTCCGGCGTGGCCCGCCTGCTCAAGGACCTGGACGAAGAGATCACCGGCCGCCACGTCCTGCTGGTGGAGGACATCATCGACACCGGGCTCACCGCCGCCTACCTGCTGCGCGTGTTGCAGACGCGCAACCCGGCCAGCCTGGCCATCTGCACCCTGCTGGACAAGACCGCGCGGCGCATTGTGCCCACGCTGCCCATCCGCTACCGCGGCTTTGAGATCCCCGACGTCTTCGTGGTGGGCTACGGGCTGGACTACCGGCAGCGCTACCGCCACCTGCCCTACATCGCCGTGCTCAAGGACGGGCCGGAGGCCTCCCTGCCGCCGCTGCGGTGA
- a CDS encoding CBS domain-containing protein has protein sequence MISTNGSGREGGAMNIAHILARKGGHVFTIHPGRTVREALASLAAHNIGALVVVDEENRPVGIISERDIVRAAVRDERLFDRAVEELMTRDVITGSPEDDLRAVAHTMTERRIRHLPVVAAGRLVGIVSIGDVVKAQRDEYLGEVETLQLQIGEGRG, from the coding sequence ATGATCAGCACAAACGGCAGCGGCAGGGAGGGAGGGGCCATGAACATCGCCCACATCCTGGCCCGCAAGGGCGGGCACGTCTTTACCATTCACCCCGGGCGCACGGTGCGGGAGGCGCTGGCCAGCCTGGCGGCCCACAACATCGGGGCCCTGGTGGTGGTGGACGAGGAGAACCGCCCGGTGGGCATCATCTCGGAGCGGGACATCGTCCGCGCCGCCGTGCGCGACGAGCGCCTCTTTGACCGCGCCGTGGAGGAGTTGATGACCCGCGACGTCATCACCGGGTCGCCGGAGGACGACCTGCGGGCGGTGGCGCACACCATGACGGAGCGGCGCATCCGGCACCTGCCGGTGGTGGCGGCTGGCCGGCTGGTGGGCATAGTCTCCATCGGAGACGTGGTCAAGGCGCAGCGGGACGAATACCTGGGGGAGGTCGAGACGCTGCAGCTGCAGATCGGCGAGGGACGCGGCTAG
- a CDS encoding sugar phosphate isomerase/epimerase family protein, with the protein MELGLSTSMLGRHALPERLAILAAEGIPWVEIHGYAQEEFDYFDRELVRATAAALQRWDLRLWACHSPAGGTLDVAAEEEEVRRHATEVLRQTIHVAADLGARVVVCDAAREVPRDARRRRRQAFLAHSLQRLLEEADRAGVRLVIENHQWWALFETPEDFHELVGTYPLTGLGACWDTGHGWLAGHPAESACRLGAHLLTVHLHDNDGRRDLHLLPTEGSMVWEPLVAGLREVGYAGPFMMELAPPNEATEEAIARLARRAREVSRWLLR; encoded by the coding sequence ATGGAACTGGGCCTGTCTACCAGCATGCTGGGACGCCACGCGCTCCCCGAGCGGCTGGCCATCCTGGCAGCGGAGGGCATTCCCTGGGTGGAAATCCACGGGTATGCTCAGGAGGAGTTCGACTACTTCGACCGGGAGCTGGTGCGGGCCACGGCCGCCGCCTTGCAGCGGTGGGATCTGCGGCTGTGGGCCTGCCACAGCCCCGCCGGCGGCACCCTGGATGTGGCCGCGGAGGAGGAAGAGGTCCGGCGGCACGCCACGGAAGTCCTGCGCCAGACCATCCACGTTGCCGCCGACCTGGGAGCGCGGGTGGTGGTATGCGACGCGGCCCGCGAAGTCCCCCGCGACGCACGGCGGCGCCGCCGCCAGGCCTTCCTCGCCCACAGCCTGCAGCGGCTCCTGGAGGAGGCTGACCGGGCGGGGGTGCGCCTGGTGATCGAGAACCACCAGTGGTGGGCGCTCTTCGAGACGCCCGAGGACTTCCACGAGCTGGTGGGGACCTACCCGCTGACCGGGCTGGGGGCCTGTTGGGACACCGGTCACGGATGGCTGGCCGGCCATCCTGCGGAGAGCGCCTGCCGCCTGGGCGCGCACCTGCTCACCGTCCACCTGCACGACAACGACGGGCGGCGGGACCTGCACCTCTTGCCCACCGAGGGGAGCATGGTCTGGGAGCCGCTGGTGGCGGGCCTGCGGGAGGTGGGCTACGCCGGCCCCTTCATGATGGAGCTGGCTCCGCCCAACGAGGCCACGGAGGAGGCCATAGCACGCCTGGCGCGCAGGGCGCGGGAGGTCTCCCGATGGCTCCTCAGGTGA
- a CDS encoding glutamine--tRNA ligase/YqeY domain fusion protein codes for MSSETTLSPGRHVRPNFITEIIDADLRQGRYARVVTRFPPEPNGYLHIGHAKAICLNFGLALDYGGECNLRFDDTNPETESLEYVEAAKQDVQWLGFQWTRERYASDYFEQLYQCAEQLIREGKAYVDSLSDEEISAYRGTVTQPGKPSPYRERSVNENLDLFRRMRAGEFPDGAHVLRAKIDLASRNMKLRDPVLYRIVHARHYRTGDAWCLYPLYDFAHPLSDAIEGISHSLCTLEFENNRAVYDWLLENLRGKCGIPAAPRPHQYEFARLNLDYTVLSKRKLIKLVEGGYVRGWDDPRLPTLSGLRRRGVPPEAIREFCSRIGVAKAENRVDLGLLEATIREVLNYQAPRVLAVLRPLPVELTNYPQDRVEHLQAPLWPHDVPREGWRTVPFSRQLYIDRDDFMEHPPRGYRRLTLGGRVRLRHAYVIRCDQVVRDAGGEVVALRCTYEPDSLGRTPSAGPVPGTIHWVSAAHAVPAEVRLYDRLFTVPDPEAQEGEFTDYLNPQSLVVVAGFVEPSILRDPAGTRYQFERLGYFWQDPVDSRPDHLVFNRIVTLRDSWARRQARQGD; via the coding sequence ATGAGTAGCGAGACTACCCTCTCTCCCGGGCGGCATGTCCGTCCCAACTTCATCACGGAGATCATCGATGCGGACCTGCGCCAGGGCCGCTACGCCCGGGTGGTCACCCGCTTCCCTCCCGAGCCTAACGGCTACCTGCACATCGGCCACGCCAAGGCCATCTGCCTGAACTTCGGCCTGGCTCTGGACTACGGGGGAGAGTGCAACCTGCGCTTCGACGACACCAACCCCGAGACGGAGTCTCTGGAGTATGTGGAGGCGGCCAAGCAGGACGTGCAGTGGCTGGGCTTCCAGTGGACGCGGGAACGGTATGCCTCCGACTACTTCGAGCAGCTCTACCAGTGCGCGGAGCAGTTGATCCGGGAGGGCAAGGCCTACGTGGACAGCCTCTCCGACGAGGAGATCAGCGCCTACCGGGGGACGGTGACGCAGCCGGGGAAGCCCAGCCCCTACCGGGAGCGCAGCGTGAATGAGAACCTGGACCTCTTCCGGCGCATGCGCGCGGGGGAGTTTCCCGACGGCGCGCACGTCCTGCGGGCGAAGATCGACCTGGCCAGCCGCAACATGAAGCTGCGCGACCCCGTGCTCTACCGCATCGTGCACGCCAGGCACTACCGCACCGGCGACGCATGGTGCCTCTACCCCCTCTACGACTTCGCCCACCCGCTGTCCGATGCCATCGAGGGGATCTCGCACAGCCTGTGCACGCTGGAGTTTGAGAACAACCGCGCTGTCTATGACTGGCTGCTGGAGAACCTGCGTGGCAAGTGCGGCATCCCCGCGGCCCCTCGCCCACACCAGTACGAGTTCGCCCGCCTGAACCTGGACTACACCGTCCTCTCCAAGCGCAAGCTGATCAAGCTGGTGGAGGGCGGGTATGTGCGCGGCTGGGACGACCCGCGCCTGCCTACCCTCTCCGGTCTGCGCCGCCGCGGGGTGCCTCCGGAGGCCATCCGTGAGTTCTGCTCCCGCATCGGCGTGGCCAAGGCGGAGAATCGGGTGGACCTGGGCCTCCTGGAGGCCACCATTCGGGAGGTCCTTAACTACCAGGCACCTCGTGTGCTGGCCGTCCTCAGACCCCTGCCCGTGGAACTGACCAACTACCCGCAGGATCGGGTGGAGCACCTGCAGGCGCCGCTGTGGCCGCACGACGTCCCCAGGGAGGGCTGGCGCACCGTGCCCTTTTCCCGCCAGCTCTACATCGACCGGGACGACTTCATGGAGCACCCTCCCAGGGGCTACCGTCGCCTGACCCTCGGGGGCCGGGTCCGCCTGCGCCACGCCTACGTCATTCGCTGCGACCAGGTGGTGCGGGACGCAGGTGGCGAGGTGGTCGCGTTGCGCTGCACCTACGAGCCGGACTCGCTGGGCCGGACTCCATCCGCCGGCCCGGTGCCGGGGACCATTCACTGGGTCTCCGCAGCACACGCCGTCCCGGCAGAGGTCCGCCTCTACGACCGCCTGTTCACGGTCCCCGACCCCGAGGCACAGGAGGGTGAGTTCACCGACTACCTGAACCCACAGTCGCTGGTCGTGGTGGCTGGCTTCGTCGAGCCCAGCATCCTCAGAGATCCGGCGGGTACCCGCTACCAGTTCGAGCGGCTGGGCTACTTCTGGCAGGACCCGGTGGACTCACGCCCCGACCACCTGGTATTCAACCGCATCGTCACCCTGCGCGACTCCTGGGCCAGGCGGCAGGCGCGCCAGGGGGACTGA
- the gltX gene encoding glutamate--tRNA ligase → MATNSSVPRHGDTPPVYTKTGLESEVNAVPVRTRYAGSPTGLLHVGGAWAAFFNWLFARHHGGAFIIRVEDTDRSRSTQESERAILEDLRWLGLHWDEGPDIGGAYGPYRQTERLALYARYARELVERGAAYECYCTPEELEAERRQARARQLPQRYSGRCRNLSAAQRAALLAQGRRPAIRLRLTDFGRTITVADLVRGRVEFSPQHLDDYIIVRSDGWPLYNFANVVDDHLMAISHVIRGAEHLSNTPKQLVIYEALGWTPPQFAHLPVILGTDRKKLSKRLGDTAVSDYRRRGYLPEALLNFFALMGWYPEEDRELYSLEELVARFRIEDLGKASPVFDPAKLTWMNGVYMRRALEVDPGRVAQVCLAVLLAEGLLTEPVAPEQRAYVERVVRVLGDRLKVGEDILTYGDFFFREVVIDPVAEEQYLRRPQARELLRALADRLERDGALSRAAAEAAVRGLAQERGIHSREVIHPARVALTGKTAGPGLFELMELLGRSRVVARLRAAAERAG, encoded by the coding sequence ATGGCTACGAACTCCTCCGTGCCGCGCCACGGCGACACGCCGCCAGTGTACACTAAGACCGGTCTGGAGTCAGAGGTGAACGCCGTGCCCGTGCGCACCCGCTACGCCGGCAGTCCCACCGGCCTCCTGCACGTGGGTGGGGCCTGGGCGGCCTTCTTCAACTGGCTCTTCGCCCGCCACCACGGCGGGGCATTCATCATCCGGGTGGAGGACACCGACCGCAGCCGGTCTACCCAGGAGTCGGAGCGGGCGATCCTGGAGGACCTGCGCTGGCTGGGGCTGCACTGGGACGAGGGGCCGGACATCGGCGGAGCCTATGGCCCCTACCGGCAGACCGAGCGGCTAGCGCTCTACGCGCGTTACGCCCGTGAGCTGGTGGAGCGCGGGGCGGCCTACGAGTGCTACTGCACTCCCGAGGAGCTAGAGGCGGAACGCCGGCAGGCCAGGGCGCGGCAGCTCCCGCAGCGCTACTCCGGACGCTGCCGGAACCTCTCGGCGGCGCAGCGGGCCGCCCTCCTGGCCCAGGGGCGGCGGCCGGCCATCCGCCTGCGACTGACCGACTTCGGCCGGACCATCACCGTCGCCGACCTGGTCCGCGGGAGGGTGGAGTTCTCACCGCAGCACCTGGACGACTACATCATCGTCCGCTCCGACGGCTGGCCCCTGTACAACTTCGCCAACGTGGTGGACGACCACCTCATGGCCATCAGCCACGTCATCCGCGGAGCGGAGCACCTCTCCAACACACCCAAGCAGCTGGTGATCTACGAAGCGCTGGGCTGGACGCCGCCGCAGTTCGCCCACCTCCCGGTGATCCTGGGGACCGACCGGAAGAAGCTCTCCAAGCGGCTGGGAGATACGGCGGTGAGTGACTACCGGCGGCGGGGATACCTGCCGGAAGCGCTGCTCAATTTCTTCGCCCTGATGGGCTGGTACCCGGAGGAGGACCGGGAACTCTACTCCCTGGAGGAACTGGTGGCGAGGTTCCGCATCGAGGACCTGGGCAAAGCCTCGCCCGTCTTCGACCCGGCCAAGCTCACCTGGATGAACGGCGTCTACATGCGCCGCGCGCTGGAGGTCGATCCCGGGCGCGTGGCCCAGGTCTGTCTGGCGGTCCTGCTGGCGGAGGGGCTGCTGACGGAGCCGGTGGCGCCGGAGCAGCGGGCCTACGTGGAGCGGGTGGTGCGCGTGCTGGGGGACCGGTTGAAGGTGGGCGAGGACATCCTCACTTACGGGGACTTCTTCTTCCGCGAGGTCGTCATCGACCCGGTAGCGGAGGAGCAGTACCTGCGCCGGCCACAGGCGCGCGAGCTGCTGCGGGCGCTGGCCGATCGGCTGGAGCGCGACGGGGCCCTCAGCCGTGCGGCCGCCGAGGCCGCGGTGCGGGGCCTGGCACAGGAGCGGGGTATCCACAGCCGGGAGGTGATCCACCCGGCGCGGGTGGCCCTCACCGGCAAGACGGCCGGGCCGGGGCTGTTCGAGCTGATGGAGCTGCTGGGCCGGTCGCGCGTGGTGGCCCGCCTGCGTGCTGCGGCGGAGCGGGCCGGGTAG
- the csaB gene encoding polysaccharide pyruvyl transferase CsaB gives MRAGGPAILISGYYGFGNLGDEAVLAGMVQSLRARLGAVPLVVLSANPPATSGTHGVEALPRGDLRAVLRTMGRCRLFLSGGGSLLQDATSARSALYYLGLLRLAQVMGLRTMVYAAGLGPLRRPALRALARRVLERTDLVTVRDADSAALVGALGVRQPPLLTADPAFLLHPEEVPPEVALVDGPEALGVAVRPWRSNTFVGALGEALGDVCRRHGARVVVLPFHPRLDLPISRSVVAACGGTLVTRPLQPRQALALIARLQVVVGLRLHALMFAAAAGVPPVGMAYDPKVAALHRDLALEGPVPLDASAGTLGAAIDRAWEGAEALRPALLAAAARLRARAEVAAAEAARLFAAA, from the coding sequence GTGCGCGCCGGGGGCCCCGCGATCCTCATCTCCGGGTATTACGGCTTCGGCAACCTGGGGGACGAAGCCGTGCTGGCGGGAATGGTGCAGAGCCTGCGGGCGCGCCTGGGCGCGGTGCCGCTGGTGGTGCTCTCCGCCAATCCCCCGGCTACATCCGGCACCCACGGCGTGGAGGCGCTACCCCGGGGTGACCTGCGGGCAGTCCTGCGGACCATGGGGCGCTGCCGCCTCTTCCTCTCCGGCGGGGGGTCCCTGCTGCAGGACGCCACCAGCGCCCGCAGCGCGCTCTACTACCTGGGGCTGCTGCGGCTGGCGCAGGTGATGGGACTGCGGACGATGGTGTACGCTGCCGGCCTGGGCCCGCTGCGCCGCCCGGCCCTCCGCGCCCTGGCGCGCCGCGTCCTGGAGCGGACGGACCTGGTGACAGTCCGGGACGCGGACTCTGCGGCCCTGGTGGGGGCCCTGGGGGTCCGGCAACCGCCGCTTCTGACGGCCGACCCGGCATTCCTCCTACACCCGGAAGAGGTCCCCCCGGAGGTGGCCTTGGTTGACGGTCCAGAGGCGCTCGGCGTGGCCGTCCGTCCCTGGAGGAGCAACACGTTTGTGGGGGCGCTGGGGGAAGCCCTGGGCGACGTCTGCCGGCGCCACGGTGCGCGGGTGGTCGTACTGCCGTTCCACCCGCGCCTGGACCTTCCCATTTCGCGGTCGGTGGTGGCAGCATGCGGGGGGACGCTGGTCACCCGGCCGCTGCAGCCGCGGCAGGCGCTTGCCCTGATCGCCCGCCTGCAGGTGGTGGTGGGACTGCGGCTGCACGCCCTGATGTTTGCCGCTGCCGCCGGCGTTCCCCCGGTGGGGATGGCCTACGATCCCAAGGTGGCCGCCCTGCACCGCGACCTGGCCCTGGAAGGGCCCGTGCCCCTGGACGCCTCCGCCGGCACCCTGGGGGCCGCTATCGACCGGGCCTGGGAGGGGGCCGAGGCGCTCCGGCCGGCCCTGCTGGCCGCCGCCGCCCGCCTTCGCGCCCGGGCGGAGGTCGCGGCAGCGGAAGCGGCGCGCCTCTTCGCCGCGGCGTGA
- a CDS encoding FAD-dependent oxidoreductase: protein MDLPGTDAHPLRVAIIGAGPTGFYAAEHLLGQPAVVVAVDLFDRLPTPYGLVRYGVAPDHQKIKSVTAVYDRTAAHPRFRFFGNVEFGRHVGLEELSAHYHQILFCTGAQTDRRLNIPGEDLPGSYPATEFVAWYNGHPDYAHYRFDLSVQAAAVVGVGNVAVDVARILLRSAEELARTDIADYALEVLRESRVREVYLLGRRGPAQAAFTNPEIRELADLPGADVTALPEEVALDEISREDLDRTQDRTTLRKVEILQELAARTPRGRPRRLVVRFLVSPVALLSGDGKVARMRLVRNRLETTPAGTLVARPTDRFEELAVGAVFRSVGYRGVPLPGVPFNEDWGVILNERGRVLDPGSREPLPGLYTAGWIKRGPTGVIGTNKPDAAETVAHMLEDLAQGRTLSPSEPHPAAAEALIRQRQPAYFSWADWQRLNELEVQRGRAAGRPRVKFTRVDEMLAALGR from the coding sequence ATGGACCTCCCCGGCACCGACGCGCACCCTCTGCGGGTGGCCATCATCGGCGCGGGACCCACCGGGTTTTACGCCGCCGAGCACCTGCTGGGGCAGCCGGCAGTGGTGGTCGCCGTCGACCTCTTCGATCGCCTGCCCACCCCCTACGGCCTGGTCCGCTACGGCGTCGCCCCCGACCACCAGAAGATCAAGTCGGTGACGGCGGTCTACGACAGGACGGCCGCCCATCCCCGCTTCCGCTTTTTCGGCAACGTGGAGTTCGGACGGCACGTGGGGCTGGAGGAGCTGTCGGCCCACTACCACCAGATCCTCTTCTGCACCGGCGCCCAGACCGACCGGCGCCTGAACATTCCCGGTGAGGACCTGCCCGGGAGCTACCCGGCTACGGAGTTCGTCGCCTGGTATAACGGCCACCCCGACTACGCACACTACCGCTTCGACCTCTCCGTCCAGGCCGCCGCGGTGGTGGGCGTGGGTAACGTGGCCGTGGACGTCGCCCGCATCCTGCTGCGCTCCGCAGAGGAGCTAGCCCGGACCGACATTGCCGACTACGCCCTGGAGGTGCTGCGGGAGAGCCGGGTGCGTGAGGTCTACCTGCTGGGCCGCCGCGGCCCGGCGCAGGCGGCATTCACCAACCCGGAGATCCGCGAGCTGGCCGACCTGCCCGGTGCGGATGTCACCGCCCTACCCGAGGAGGTAGCGCTGGACGAGATCTCCCGGGAAGATCTGGACCGCACCCAGGACCGCACCACCCTGCGCAAGGTGGAGATCCTCCAGGAGCTGGCCGCACGCACCCCCAGAGGAAGGCCGCGGAGGCTGGTCGTCCGCTTCCTCGTCTCCCCGGTGGCTCTGCTTTCCGGGGACGGCAAGGTGGCCCGGATGCGCCTGGTGCGCAACCGGCTGGAGACGACCCCGGCGGGGACGCTGGTGGCCCGGCCGACCGACCGGTTCGAGGAGCTTGCCGTGGGAGCGGTCTTCCGCTCCGTGGGCTACCGGGGGGTGCCGCTGCCCGGCGTGCCTTTTAACGAGGACTGGGGCGTCATCCTCAATGAGCGAGGGCGGGTGCTGGACCCGGGGAGCCGGGAGCCGCTGCCCGGCCTGTATACCGCCGGCTGGATCAAGCGGGGACCTACCGGCGTCATCGGCACCAACAAGCCCGATGCCGCCGAGACGGTGGCGCACATGCTGGAGGATCTGGCCCAGGGCAGAACGCTCTCCCCCTCAGAGCCCCACCCCGCAGCGGCGGAGGCGCTGATCCGCCAGCGCCAGCCCGCCTACTTCTCCTGGGCGGACTGGCAGCGGCTCAATGAGCTGGAGGTCCAGCGGGGGCGGGCGGCGGGCCGCCCGCGGGTGAAGTTCACCCGGGTCGATGAGATGCTGGCCGCCCTGGGGCGATAG